In a genomic window of Tissierella sp. Yu-01:
- a CDS encoding nitronate monooxygenase family protein, with protein sequence MNLPQIRIGDKISKIPIIQGGMGIGVSLSRLASTVANFGGIGVISGVQIGFREPDFETNCSQANERALAKEIRTARELSPNGILGVNLMAAINNYKEMVKVAVNEKIDLIISGAGLPSELPSLVKGSNTKIAPIVSSGKAAAVITKLWKKRYDYLPDLIIVEGPKAGGHLGFSLKELSSKTLPSLKSIVIEVMNAIKPFEEESGKQIPIIAAGGIFDGNDIKNMLDIGAQGVQIGTRFVATHECDASNEFKNAYVNSNEEEIDIVLSPVGMPGQAIINPFMRRIKESHEKVNKCYRCLTPCNPASTPYCISKALINAVQGDVDNGLIFIGRNGFRINKIVSVKELIDELLDF encoded by the coding sequence ATGAATCTACCACAAATAAGAATTGGTGATAAGATATCCAAAATCCCTATTATTCAAGGTGGTATGGGCATTGGTGTTTCTTTATCAAGATTGGCTTCTACAGTTGCTAATTTCGGAGGAATAGGAGTTATTTCTGGGGTTCAAATAGGATTTAGAGAACCAGATTTTGAAACCAATTGTTCACAAGCCAATGAACGAGCTCTTGCTAAAGAGATTAGGACAGCAAGGGAATTAAGTCCTAATGGGATCTTGGGAGTAAATTTAATGGCAGCCATTAATAACTACAAGGAAATGGTTAAGGTTGCTGTCAATGAAAAAATTGACTTGATAATTTCTGGAGCAGGTTTACCAAGTGAATTACCTTCGCTTGTTAAGGGTAGCAATACTAAGATTGCACCAATTGTTTCATCTGGGAAGGCTGCTGCGGTGATTACCAAGCTATGGAAGAAGAGATATGACTATTTACCTGATTTAATTATAGTTGAAGGCCCTAAGGCTGGCGGTCATCTAGGGTTTTCATTAAAGGAATTAAGTAGTAAAACTTTACCTTCATTAAAGAGTATAGTCATAGAGGTAATGAATGCAATAAAGCCATTTGAGGAAGAAAGTGGAAAACAAATACCTATTATAGCGGCTGGTGGCATTTTTGATGGAAACGACATAAAGAATATGCTAGATATAGGTGCACAAGGTGTCCAAATAGGAACGAGATTTGTAGCAACTCATGAATGCGATGCATCTAATGAGTTTAAAAATGCTTATGTAAATTCAAATGAAGAGGAAATAGATATTGTTCTAAGTCCTGTAGGAATGCCAGGTCAAGCGATAATAAATCCTTTTATGAGAAGAATAAAAGAATCTCATGAGAAGGTTAATAAATGCTATAGATGTCTTACACCATGTAATCCAGCATCTACACCTTATTGTATCTCAAAAGCATTGATAAATGCTGTGCAAGGCGATGTAGATAACGGATTGATTTTCATTGGTAGAAATGGATTCAGGATTAATAAGATTGTCAGTGTAAAAGAATTAATTGACGAATTATTAGATTTTTAG
- a CDS encoding 2-oxoacid:acceptor oxidoreductase family protein, whose protein sequence is MEERIIIAGFGGQGVMAMGQLLTYSGMIEDKKVSWLPSYGPEMRGGTANCNVIISTDPVGSPVVIEATTAIVLNKPSLDKFESTVVPGGKLFINSSLIDRKSTRDDIDIYYVPANEIANELGNSRIANMVMLGAYLEVTHTVEVESIYKAFGKVFGESKAHLLPLNKEALDRGRQMVTQPQAETV, encoded by the coding sequence ATGGAAGAACGTATAATAATTGCTGGATTTGGGGGCCAAGGGGTAATGGCCATGGGTCAACTTTTAACCTACTCAGGTATGATTGAGGATAAAAAAGTATCTTGGTTACCATCATATGGACCAGAGATGAGAGGTGGAACTGCCAACTGCAACGTTATAATATCTACAGACCCAGTAGGTTCTCCTGTAGTAATAGAAGCAACAACAGCAATAGTATTGAATAAACCTTCCTTGGACAAATTTGAGTCTACCGTAGTTCCAGGGGGAAAATTATTTATAAATTCATCCCTAATAGATAGAAAATCAACAAGAGATGATATAGATATATACTATGTACCAGCAAACGAGATAGCAAATGAATTGGGGAACTCAAGAATCGCTAATATGGTAATGTTAGGTGCATATCTTGAGGTAACACACACAGTAGAAGTAGAATCAATATACAAGGCCTTTGGTAAGGTATTCGGCGAATCAAAGGCGCATTTGCTTCCCTTAAACAAGGAAGCTCTTGATAGGGGTAGACAGATGGTTACACAACCACAAGCTGAAACTGTTTAA
- the fabZ gene encoding 3-hydroxyacyl-ACP dehydratase FabZ, whose product MKKIVNIEEIMEIIPHRSPFLFVDKVEVEEDGLKGTGFKNVTINEYFFQGHFPNKPVLPGVIIVETMAQVGSVILLSREDFKGRIPYFAGINKFRFKKVVKPGDTLRMEVEITKLRGTIGIGHGIAYVGEEIAAEGEFMFAIEKK is encoded by the coding sequence ATGAAAAAAATAGTAAATATTGAAGAAATAATGGAAATAATCCCACATAGGAGTCCATTTTTGTTCGTTGATAAAGTTGAAGTTGAAGAGGATGGATTAAAAGGTACAGGCTTTAAAAATGTAACTATTAACGAATACTTCTTCCAAGGTCATTTCCCAAACAAACCTGTATTACCTGGAGTAATTATAGTTGAAACCATGGCACAAGTTGGTTCAGTCATTTTACTTTCAAGAGAAGATTTTAAAGGCAGAATTCCTTACTTTGCAGGTATTAACAAATTTAGATTTAAAAAAGTTGTAAAACCTGGAGATACCCTTAGAATGGAAGTGGAAATAACTAAGCTAAGAGGTACTATTGGCATTGGTCATGGAATAGCTTATGTAGGTGAAGAAATTGCGGCAGAAGGAGAATTTATGTTCGCAATAGAGAAAAAGTAG
- a CDS encoding CsxC family protein, with translation MDRYIGDSKISNVRVIENNVQNKAPLGRTVIPKACESCVEVDSSTLDSCTNTPVTPIGIPGGVVVKVPVVLAELTVRFNVSAFIRLPEPALDVKNIKKRLKITQCTLLQPTNILFIKGFVRKNIDYTTKKCSTKSGVCGELHHCTIDVPFECSTPVTFTTPPAPLRTNTSTEFEYFKTSKLPNQHFAEKDSLLAGDLSEFNQFMTENFNELPFCDLIAASIYEFDEFIGRESVNYSELPVEEKLFKRLEEKMVIELTLKVLQKRQVAVPAFGGTTDDDFC, from the coding sequence GTGGATAGATATATAGGAGACTCTAAAATAAGTAATGTTAGAGTCATAGAAAATAATGTTCAAAACAAAGCACCTCTAGGAAGAACAGTAATTCCTAAAGCTTGTGAATCTTGTGTAGAAGTCGATAGCTCAACATTAGACAGTTGCACAAATACACCTGTTACACCTATTGGAATTCCTGGTGGTGTAGTAGTAAAAGTACCTGTAGTCTTAGCTGAATTAACTGTAAGATTCAATGTTTCTGCTTTTATCAGACTGCCTGAACCCGCGCTTGACGTTAAAAATATTAAGAAAAGATTGAAAATTACTCAATGTACTTTGCTACAACCAACTAATATTTTATTTATAAAAGGTTTTGTTCGTAAGAATATAGACTATACAACTAAGAAGTGCTCAACCAAATCTGGTGTATGTGGAGAGCTTCATCATTGCACAATAGATGTTCCATTTGAATGCTCAACTCCTGTAACATTTACTACTCCACCAGCACCACTTAGAACTAATACCTCAACCGAATTTGAATATTTCAAAACTTCTAAGCTACCAAATCAACATTTTGCAGAAAAAGATAGTTTATTAGCTGGAGATTTATCTGAATTCAATCAATTTATGACTGAAAACTTCAATGAACTTCCATTCTGTGATCTGATTGCTGCTTCTATCTATGAATTCGATGAATTTATAGGAAGAGAAAGTGTAAATTATTCAGAATTGCCAGTAGAAGAAAAGTTGTTTAAGAGATTAGAAGAAAAGATGGTCATTGAGCTTACACTTAAAGTTCTTCAAAAGAGACAGGTAGCAGTACCAGCTTTTGGTGGTACAACAGATGACGATTTCTGTTAA
- a CDS encoding beta-ketoacyl-ACP synthase III translates to MKNISVGISGIGSYVPDRVLTNYNLAQMVETNNEWIVERTGIEQRRIADTNQTASDLATQAAIKALEDANTTPEEIDLIIVATATPDHTFPSTASLVQAKLNATKAAAFDMSVGCTGFVYGIATGANFISSGMYKKVLVIGSEVLSKIVNWEDRNTCVLFGDGAGAVVLEACEDGYGILSCELGSDGKEGNVLIVPAGGSKLPASEDTVKDKLHSIQMEGREVFKFAVRIMEKASLVAIEKANLELEDLDFLVPHQANIRIIDSALKKLKLSRDKACINLNKYGNMSSASIPVALDEAVKDGRVRKGDNLVLVAFGAGLTWGSLVIKWNKEGMDD, encoded by the coding sequence TTGAAAAATATTTCAGTAGGCATTTCTGGAATAGGTAGCTATGTACCTGATAGGGTTCTTACAAACTATAATTTAGCTCAAATGGTTGAAACTAATAATGAGTGGATAGTGGAAAGAACTGGTATAGAGCAAAGAAGAATAGCAGATACAAATCAGACTGCGTCGGATTTAGCAACACAGGCTGCAATTAAAGCCTTAGAAGATGCAAATACTACTCCGGAAGAAATTGACTTGATTATTGTTGCAACAGCAACTCCAGATCACACCTTCCCGTCCACAGCATCCTTAGTTCAGGCTAAACTTAACGCTACAAAAGCTGCTGCTTTTGATATGAGTGTTGGTTGTACAGGATTTGTATATGGAATAGCCACAGGAGCAAATTTTATATCTTCTGGAATGTACAAAAAAGTCTTAGTAATAGGTTCAGAAGTCCTATCTAAGATTGTAAATTGGGAAGATAGGAATACATGTGTATTGTTTGGAGATGGAGCAGGAGCAGTTGTACTAGAGGCTTGTGAAGATGGTTATGGTATCCTTTCATGTGAATTGGGTTCAGACGGTAAGGAAGGCAATGTCTTAATAGTACCAGCTGGTGGATCTAAATTACCAGCATCAGAGGACACTGTAAAAGATAAGCTTCATTCTATTCAGATGGAGGGTAGAGAAGTATTCAAGTTTGCCGTCAGAATTATGGAAAAGGCATCTTTAGTAGCAATAGAGAAGGCTAATCTAGAACTTGAAGATTTAGATTTTCTTGTACCTCATCAGGCAAATATAAGAATTATCGATTCTGCCCTAAAAAAATTAAAATTAAGCAGAGATAAAGCTTGTATTAACCTAAATAAATATGGAAACATGTCTTCCGCATCAATTCCAGTTGCTCTTGATGAAGCAGTAAAAGATGGAAGGGTTAGGAAAGGAGACAACTTAGTTTTAGTAGCTTTTGGAGCTGGCTTGACTTGGGGATCCTTAGTAATCAAGTGGAATAAGGAGGGTATGGATGATTAA